DNA from Asanoa sp. WMMD1127:
ACCACGATCGTGTCGGTGTGGCCCAGCCCGGCGACCAGCGAGGCCAGGCGCGGATGCCACAGTCCGGTGTCACGCATGAGCAGCCTCCTTCTCGGCGGCCAGGAACAGGTCGAGCTCGGCGCCGGTCGGCATCGCCGACTGCGCGCCCATCCGGGTCGTGGCCAACGCGCCGGCGGCACACCCTCGGCGCACCGCCTGGTCCAGGTCGATCCCCGAGGCCAGTCCGACGGCCAGCGCGCCGCAGAAGGTGTCGCCGGCCCCGGTGGTGTCCACGGCGTCGACGGGGAACGGCGGGTGCGTGCGGGCGCCGGTGCCGTCCGCGCTGACCGCGCCCCGGGCGCCCAGCGTCACCACGCAGGCCGCCGGCCCGTGCCGCAGCAACGCCCGCGCGTCGCCGCCGAGCTGCCGCGCCTCGCCCTCGTTGACGACCAGCACGTCGACCACGCCGAGCAGCTCGGTCAGCGCGGCGGCCCCGGCCGGCGGCAACGGCGCCGCGTTGAGCAGCACCGAGGCGCCGGCATCGCGGGCGCGCCGGGCCGCGGCGAGGCAGGTCTCCAACGGGATCTCGAGCTGCAGCACCAGCACGTCGCCCGGCGCGAACAGGCCGTCCAACGAGGAATCGTCGAGCCGCGCGTTGGCGCCGGGCGCCACCACGATCGTGTTCTCGCCGGCCGCCTCCACGACGATCAGCGCGACGCCGGTCGCGATGCCGGCCCGGGTGACGAGGCGGTCGAGCGGCAGCCCTTCGCGGGCGAGCGCGGCGCGCAGGTCGGTGCCGAACCGGTCGTCGCCGAGCGCGGCGACGAGCAGCGTCTCGGCCCCCAGCCGGTGCGCGGCGACCGCCTGGTTGGCGCCCTTGCCCCCGGGGCCGGTGACCACGTCGGATCCGAGCACGGTCTCGCCCGGTGCGGGTAGCCGCGGCACGCCGACGACGAGGTCCAGGTTGGCGCTACCCACGACGACCACGCGGCTCATGCGCCTGCCTCCTCGCCGGCCGGGTCGCCGCCGGGTGGGTCGGGGCAACCACACGAGCCGCGTCTGACCAGCGTGACCGGCAGCACGTCGGTGGGCGCCGTGGGCTGGGTGAGCAGGTGGTTGACGGCGGCGCGGCCCACGGCGGCGATCGGCTGGGCCATCGTGGTCAGCGCGGGCAGCGTGTAGGCGGCGCCGGGAATGCCGTCGAACGAGGCGACCGCGACGTCGTCGGGGCAGCGCAGCCCCGCCTCGGCGATGGCGCGCAGCACGCCGACCGCCTGCTCGTCGCTGGCGACGAAGACGGCGTCGGGTCGT
Protein-coding regions in this window:
- a CDS encoding ribokinase, with amino-acid sequence MSRVVVVGSANLDLVVGVPRLPAPGETVLGSDVVTGPGGKGANQAVAAHRLGAETLLVAALGDDRFGTDLRAALAREGLPLDRLVTRAGIATGVALIVVEAAGENTIVVAPGANARLDDSSLDGLFAPGDVLVLQLEIPLETCLAAARRARDAGASVLLNAAPLPPAGAAALTELLGVVDVLVVNEGEARQLGGDARALLRHGPAACVVTLGARGAVSADGTGARTHPPFPVDAVDTTGAGDTFCGALAVGLASGIDLDQAVRRGCAAGALATTRMGAQSAMPTGAELDLFLAAEKEAAHA